In Zingiber officinale cultivar Zhangliang chromosome 6A, Zo_v1.1, whole genome shotgun sequence, a single genomic region encodes these proteins:
- the LOC121996783 gene encoding E3 ubiquitin-protein ligase UPL3-like isoform X2, with the protein METRSRKRAEASSSAPSSQTSPVTRRAKRSRTATASSQAPPALSTRSRRSQNLPLSPPSFSSSAAAAAATVTAPPMDSSAGDSVGRRRRSSGKSHQSSADRDRDAADRGKEAGASRSRDRDRDAERMLGLSFDGGGADDDNDGEGSLGILHQNLTSASSALQGLLRKLGAGFDDLLPPSALPASSSQQSGRLKKILAGLRADGEEDKQFDALNQLCEMLSIGTEDSLGSIAMDSFVPVLVGLLNHESNPDIMLLAARALTYLCDVLPASCTSVVRYGAVPCFCARLLTIEYMDLAEQSLQALKKISQEHPTACLRAGALMAVLSYLDFFSTGVQRVALSTAANMCKKLPSDAADFVMEAIPLLTNLLNYHDAKVVEHASVCLTRIAEAFASCPDKLDELCNHGLLAQAAGLISLSNSGGQVSLSTSTYTGLIRLLSTCASGSPLAAKSLLLLGISGTLKDILLSSALVSGSSVSPAMTRPPEQVYATVNLVDELLPSLPIGTVSLPMLSNVLVKGTATKNSLACTSSKHDGSSETTTEVSAHGKLLQEQPELLQQFGMDLLPVIIQVYSSSISGPVRHKCLSIIAKLMYFNSADMIQALLTVANISSFIAGILACKDPQLLIPALQIAEILMDKLPGTFSKMFVREGVVHAVDALILLESSSVVPSLPPISEKDSDPSPGIPWRSRRNQRRNGASNTENNSPYDSKGSISEVSNSPTTSEAPLANLNFRSTVSSLAKAFKDKYFPVDADATEAGFTEDLIRLKNLCSKLNAIVENAKKKTKGKAKASGVYSFDLSASNEEQLNEVIAEMLFELQKGDGVSTFEFIGSGVVLALLDYFTCGTFEKEKVSEANLPKFRQQALRRYKCFVATALPLEPKDGSKIPMSILVQKLQNALSSLEHFPVAISPLARSSYGSARFSSGLGALCHPFKLRLCRAQGEKSLRDYSSNVVLIDPLASLAAVEDFLWPRVQRSDSAHKSSSSAGNSDPVAAVTSGSAAPTPSTPGHRPSTRSRSSVTIGVPAKKDVSEVSASSSKGKGKAVVKCSADESRGPQTRNAARRRAASDKETEIKTSHSESTSEDELDMSPVEMDDTLMLVDDDISDEEDDHEEVLRDDSLPVCIPDKVHDVKLGDASDEGAADCSANDNQVKSISTLNDRSATERATESSEFRRGSVFGSRGAMSFAAAAMAGLASIGGRGIRVGRDYRGLASGSSSSDHQNKLIFTVGGKQLSKHLTIYQAFQRQLNMDEDDDEKLNGSEFPSDDNSFWSDIFMITYQKADGQADKTSQGCSNSSKSFKPASTSDFVSHKKFQGMSLLDSILQGELPCDLEKNNPTYNVLALLRVLDSLNQLSAHLRTQAITDDFAEGKISNLDEIYRNGPKVSPEEFVNRKLTPKLARQMQDALALCSGSLPPWCYQLTKACPFLFPFDTRRQYFYSTAFGLSRALHRLQQQQNSDNQNSTSEREVRVGRLQRQKVRIARNRILDSAVKVMTMYVSQKAVLEVEYFGEVGTGLGPTLEFYTLLSHDLQKVELGLWRTNTTSESSVMLIDVNGTDSRENDDSLQEKKAVNDLPVGRQDIVQSPLGLFPRPWPPGADASDGSQFSKVIEYFRLVGQTMAKALQDGRLLDLPLSMAFYKLVLGQELELHDILLFDAEFGKILQELQALVLHKQFLDSNAGNNQMAIADLHFQGASIEDLCLYFTLPGYPEYILKDGGENIMVDVNNLEEYVSLVVDATIKTGIIRQIEAFRTGFNQVFDISSLQIFSPHELDILICGRIELWEPDSLVDNIKFDHGYTAKSPAIINLLEIMGEFTAEQQHAFCQFVTGAPRLPPGGLAALNPKLTIVRKLSAAAVNPTSNENGVSESVDDDLPSVMTCANYLKLPPYSTKEIMHKRILYAISEGQGSFDLS; encoded by the exons ATGGAAACACGTAGCCGGAAGCGGGCGGAGGCCTCCTCGTCGGCGCCCTCTTCTCAGACATCACCCGTCACTCGCCGCGCCAAACGCTCCCGCACCGCCACTGCTTCTTCCCAGGCTCCCCCGGCTCTCTCTACGCGCTCACGCCGTTCCCAGAACCTTCCGTTGTCTCCTCCCTCCTTCTCGTCTTCTGCTGCTGCTGCCGCCGCCACTGTCACTGCCCCTCCCATGGACTCCTCCGCTGGAGATTCCGTCGGTCGTCGCCGTCGCAGCTCCGGCAAGAGTCACCAGTCCTCTGCTGACCGCGATCGGGATGCTGCCGACAGAGGGAAGGAGGCGGGGGCATCCAGGTCCAGAGACAGGGATAGGGACGCCGAGAGGATGTTAGGGTTGAGTTTTGATGGCGGAGGAGCTGACGATGATAACGATGGCGAGGGTAGTCTCGGTATCCTCCATCAGAATCTGACATCAGCTAGCAGCGCCCTTCAGGGGCTTCTTAGGAAATTGGGTGCTGGTTTTGATGATCTCCTGCCGCCGTCTGCCCTGCCAGCCTCTTCCTCACAGCAGAGTGGGCGGCTGAAAAAGATCTTAGCTGGTCTTCGTGCTGATGGCGAGGAGGATAAGCAGTTTGATGCCCTGAACCAGCTCTGTGAGATGCTGTCCATCGGAACTGAGGATTCTCTTGGGTCGATAGCGATGGACTCATTTGTGCCAGTGCTTGTGGGACTTCTTAACCACGAGAGCAACCCTGACATAATGCTACTCGCGGCCAGGGCCCTCACCTACTTGTGTGATGTCCTGCCTGCTTCATGCACGTCTGTTGTTCGATATGGTGCTGTTCCTTGCTTCTGCGCCCGCCTTCTCACTATAGAGTACATGGACCTAGCTGAACAG TCACTGCAAGCTCTGAAGAAGATATCACAAGAACACCCAACAGCTTGTTTACGTGCTGGTGCGCTTATGGCAGTGCTGTCTTACCTAGACTTCTTTTCCACAGGAGTTCAG AGAGTGGCTCTCTCCACTGCAGCAAATATGTGCAAGAAACTCCCATCCGATGCAGCTGATTTTGTCATGGAAGCAATTCCATTGTTGACCAACCTTCTTAACTATCATGATGCAAAG GTTGTAGAACATGCTTCTGTTTGCCTGACAAGAATTGCAGAAGCATTTGCATCGTGCCCTGACAAACTAGACGAGTTATGTAATCATGGATTGCTTGCACAAGCAGCAGGACTGATTTCCCTCAGCAATTCAGGAGGACAAGTCTCTCTGAGTACTTCTACATATACG GGTTTAATCCGTCTCCTTTCAACTTGCGCTAGTGGATCTCCTCTAGCAGCTAAAAGCCTTCTTCTTTTAGGAATTAGTGGTACTCTTAAAGATATTCTTCTGAGTTCTGCACTTGTTTCTGGTTCTTCTGTTTCACCTGCCATGACTAGGCCACCTGAGCAG GTTTATGCAACAGTGAACCTTGTAGATGAACTTCTGCCTTCCTTGCCCATTGGAACAGTTTCTTTGCCAATGCTCTCTAATGTACTTGTGAAAGGAACAGCTACCAAAAATTCTCTTGCTTGCACTTCTAGCAAGCATGATGGATCTAGTGAAACTACTACAGAAGTATCAGCTCATGGGAAATTATTGCAAGAGCAACCTGAACTTCTGCAGCAATTTGGAATGGATCTGCTTCCTGTTATCATACAA GTGTATTCTTCCAGTATAAGCGGTCCTGTTCGTCATAAATGTTTGTCTATTATTGCAAAGTTGATGTATTTCAACTCAGCGGATATGATCCAGGCATTGCTTACTGTTGCAAACATATCTAG TTTTATAGCTGGCATTTTAGCATGTAAAGACCCACAATTGTTGATTCCTGCTCTTCAGATTGCAGAGATTCTTATGGATAAGCTTCCTGGAACATTTTCCAAGATGTTTGTCAGGGAGGGGGTTGTTCATGCTGTTGATGCACTAATACTTTTAGAATCTTCAAGTGTTGTTCCTTCTCTTCCGCCAATCTCTGAAAAGGACAGTGATCCTTCTCCTGGAATACCTTGGCGTTCTCGTCGTAATCAACGACGGAATGGTGCTTCCAACACGGAAAATAACTCACCCTATGACTCAAAAGGATCTATATCAGAAGTTTCTAATTCTCCAACTACAAGCGAAGCGCCATTGgcaaatttaaattttcgttctACAGTTAGTTCCCTCGCCAAGGCTTTCAAAGATAAGTATTTTCCAGTAGATGCCGATGCAACTGAAGCCGGATTCACTGAAGATCTCATTCGTCTCAAAAATCTTTGCTCTAAGTTAAATGCCATTGTTGAAAATGCAAAGAAAAAAACTAAAGGTAAAGCTAAAGCCTCTGGGGTGTACTCCTTTGATTTATCTGCTAGTAATGAGGAACAACTAAATGAAGTGATAGCAGAGATGCTGTTTGAACTTCAAAAAGGTGATGGTGTATCCACTTTTGAGTTTATTGGCAGTGGGGTTGTTTTGGCATTGTTAGACTATTTTACTTGTGGGACATTTGAGAAAGAGAAAGTTTCTGAAGCCAATTTGCCAAAGTTTCGGCAACAAGCTCTCCGAAGGTACAAATGTTTTGTTGCAACTGCTCTTCCTTTGGAACCCAAGGATGGTAGCAAAATTCCAATGAGCATTTTGGTCCAAAAGCTTCAAAATGCTTTATCTTCTTTAGAACATTTTCCAGTTGCAATAAGCCCATTGGCTAGGTCTAGTTATGGAAGTGCTCGCTTCTCCTCTGGTTTAGGGGCTTTATGTCATCCTTTTAAGCTGCGTTTATGCCGTGCACAAGGTGAAAAATCTCTTCGTGATTATTCATCAAATGTTGTGCTTATTGATCCACTAGCTAGTCTCGCTGCTGTTGAAGACTTCCTCTGGCCAAGAGTTCAGCGAAGTGATTCAGCACATAAGTCATCTTCATCAGCTGGCAATTCTGATCCTGTAGCTGCTGTTACTTCTGGATCTGCTGCTCCAACACCATCAACTCCTGGACACCGTCCTTCAACCAGGTCTAGATCATCAGTTACAATTGGAGTTCCAGCTAAAAAAGATGTTTCAGAAGTAAGTGCAAGTTCTTCTAAAGGGAAGGGTAAAGCTGTTGTGAAATGTAGTGCAGATGAATCAAGAGGACCACAAACAAGAAATGCTGCCCGCAGAAGAGCTGCTTCAGACAAAGAGACAGAAATAAAAACTTCACACAGCGAGTCTACCTCTGAG GATGAGTTGGACATGTCTCCTGTTGAGATGGATGACACACTTATGCTTGTAGATGATGACATCTCTGATGAGGAAGATGATCATGAAGAG GTATTGAGAGATGATTCTCTTCCTGTTTGTATACCCGATAAGGTACATGATGTCAAGCTTGGTGATGCCTCTGATGAAGGTGCAGCTGATTGTTCAGCAAATGATAATCAGGTAAAATCAATATCCACCTTGAATGACAGGTCTGCCACCGAAAGAGCCACAGAATCTTCTGAGTTTCGAAGAGGAAGTGTGTTCGGTTCAAGGGGAGCAATGTCATTCGCTGCAGCTGCAATGGCAGGCCTTGCTTCGATAGGTGGAAGAGGTATAAGAGTTGGCCGAGATTATCGTGGACTTGCCTCGGGTAGTAGTTCAAGTGACCATCAGAACAAGCTGATATTCACAGTTGGGGGAAAGCAGCTTAGCAAGCACTTGACTATTTATCAAGCTTTCCAGCGCCAACTTAATATGGATGAGGACGACGATGAGAAGCTCAACGGATCTGAATTCCCTAGTGATGACAATAGCTTCTGGAGTGATATATTTATGATAACATACCAAAAAGCTGATGGGCAGGCTGACAAAACTTCACAAGGATGTTCAAATTCTTCGAAGTCTTTCAAACCTGCATCTACTTCTGATTTCGTTAGTCACAAAAAATTTCAAGGAATGTCCCTTCTTGATAGCATCTTGCAAGGGGAGCTTCCTTGTGATCTTGAAAAAAACAATCCCACATATAATGTATTAGCATTATTGCGTGTCCTGGATAGCTTAAATCAATTGTCAGCCCATCTGAGAACCCAGGCCATTACTGATGATTTTGCAGAAGGAAAGATTTCTAATTTGGATGAAATTTATAGAAATGGTCCGAAGGTATCACCTGAGGAGTTTGTGAATAGAAAGTTAACTCCAAAGCTGGCTCGGCAAATGCAGGATGCTCTTGCCCTTTGTAGTGGAAGCCTTCCTCCATGGTGCTACCAGTTGACAAAAGCATGTCCTTTTCTTTTCCCATTTGACACCAGGAGGCAATATTTCTATTCAACAGCTTTTGGCCTTTCTCGAGCATTGCATCGACTTCAGCAACAACAGAATTCTGATAATCAGAATTCAACTAGTGAAAGAGAGGTTCGAGTTGGCAGACTGCAAAGACAAAAGGTTCGTATAGCCAGAAACCGTATCTTGGACTCTGCTGTAAAGGTTATGACAATGTATGTTAGTCAAAAAGCTGTCCTTGAAGTAGAATATTTTGGTGAGGTAGGCACTGGACTGGGCCCGACATTGGAATTCTATACCCTTTTAAGTCATGATTTGCAGAAGGTTGAATTGGGTTTATGGAGGACCAACACTACATCAGAGAGTTCTGTAATGCTAATCGATGTAAATGGAACAGATAGTAGAGAGAATGATGATAGTTTACAAGAAAAGAAAGCAGTCAATGATTTGCCTGTTGGAAGACAGGATATCGTACAATCTCCTCTTGGTTTATTCCCCCGTCCTTGGCCTCCTGGTGCAGATGCTTCAGATGGTAGTCAGTTTTCAAAGGTTATAGAGTATTTTCGTTTGGTTGGTCAGACTATGGCAAAAGCTCTACAAGATGGCCGACTTCTGGATTTGCCACTTTCAATGGCATTCTACAAACTTGTATTGGGCCAA GAGCTTGAATTGCATGACATTCTCTTATTTGATGCTGAGTTTGGAAAGATATTGCAAGAATTGCAAGCCCTTGTACTCCACAAACAATTTCTGGATTCAAATGCTGGTAATAATCAAATGGCAATTGCAGATTTACATTTCCAAGGTGCCTCAATTGAAGACCTGTGCTTATATTTTACCCTTCCTGGTTATCCTGAATACATTCTTAAAGATGGAGGGGAAAATATCATG GTTGATGTTAACAACTTGGAAGAGTATGTTAGTTTAGTAGTTGATGCAACTATTAAGACAGGCATTATAAGACAGATTGAAGCATTTAGAACCGGTTTCAATCAG GTCTTTGACATCTCCTCTTTACAAATATTTTCTCCACATGAACTTGACATCCTAATCTGCGGTCGGATAGAACTGTGGGAG CCTGACTCTCTAGTCGATAATATAAAGTTTGACCATGGGTACACTGCTAAAAGTCCTGCAATTATTAAT TTACTTGAGATAATGGGTGAATTCACAGCAGAGCAGCAGCATGCTTTTTGCCAATTTGTAACTGGTGCTCCAAGGCTTCCACCTGGTGGTTTAGCAGCATTAAATCCAAAGCTGACCATAGTTAGGAAG CTTTCTGCAGCCGCAGTTAACCCGACGTCTAACGAGAATGGGGTCTCTGAATCGGTGGATGATGATTTGCCTAGTGTTATGACCTGTGCAAATTACCTCAAACTCCCACCCTACTCAACTAAG GAAATCATGCACAAAAGAATCCTTTACGCCATCAGCGAAGGCCAGGGTTCCTTTGATCTCTCGTGA